In the Burkholderia contaminans genome, CACGGGGCGGTGGCACGCGCGCACCGCGCCCGCGGCGCCATAGGTTTCGAGCGCGGGGCGCGCCGTGCCGCAGCGTTCTTCCGCATACGTGCAGCGCTTCGCGAATGCACAGCCGGCCGGCGCGGTGCCGGGCATCGGCGGATTGCCGGGAATCGCGACGAGCGGCGCATCGTACGCGTCGGTCAGGCGCGGCAGCGCGTTGAGCAGGCCGATCGTGTACGGATGCGACGGCGCCGCGAAGATCGATTCGGCCGGCGCGTATTCGACGGTGCGGCCCGCATACATGACCATCACGTCGTCCGCGAGGCCGGCGACCACGCCCATGTCGTGCGTGATCAGCACGATCGCGGTGCCGCGCTCGCGGTTCAGCTCGCGCAGCAGGTCGATGATCTGTGCCTGCACGGTCACGTCGAGCGCGGTGGTCGGCTCGTCGGCGATCAGGATTTCCGGCTCGGACAGGAGCGCCATCGCGATCATCACGCGCTGGCGCATGCCGCCCGAGAACTCGTGCGGATACATGCGGATGCGGCGTGCCGCGTCGGGGATC is a window encoding:
- a CDS encoding ABC transporter ATP-binding protein, whose product is MAALLEVDNLGVRFTRKDAPPVDAVSGVSFSLEAGKTLGIVGESGSGKSQTVMALLGLLAGNGTTTGAARYRGDNLLEMDARALNKVRGDRIAMIFQDPMTSLNPFLTIERQMTETLQLHRKLSRKEATKRAIEALESVRIPDAARRIRMYPHEFSGGMRQRVMIAMALLSEPEILIADEPTTALDVTVQAQIIDLLRELNRERGTAIVLITHDMGVVAGLADDVMVMYAGRTVEYAPAESIFAAPSHPYTIGLLNALPRLTDAYDAPLVAIPGNPPMPGTAPAGCAFAKRCTYAEERCGTARPALETYGAAGAVRACHRPVADLTGGLR